In Trichocoleus sp., the following are encoded in one genomic region:
- a CDS encoding extracellular solute-binding protein has protein sequence MSNREMIRMSRRAMLGASLFTGAGLVLKGCASPNASTADSSTTATSSTGGGTAGGKLIATTLPGSWEQFNRNVLIPAFSTSASAEAALVPLVSADQVAKLKASPNSPPFDVVSLDSGVFEGAPKEELFQKLPVDRLKNYGELAERFQSQDTWGPLIGVQAVGIAYNPKVITTPPTSWADLWDAKYKGRVALMAMKNNHTIGFMQKIAQMRGGSVENLEPAFKAVKELAPNLAGVVANAGALITLFQQGEVDIAPHDLNSVKLLQSKGVDIDWVMPKEGGFALTPMMSIVKSPSASLDLVAAYIDTAISTDVQTKMVEMNAVLPTNKNVAIPEAIAQKLGKNLDEIFARLEFLDWATINKHRTEWVEQFDKTVQA, from the coding sequence ATGTCGAATCGAGAAATGATTCGCATGAGTCGTCGTGCGATGTTGGGAGCGAGTTTGTTTACGGGAGCAGGCTTGGTTTTGAAGGGTTGTGCTAGCCCCAATGCAAGTACAGCAGACAGCTCAACTACGGCTACCAGTTCTACGGGAGGTGGAACAGCGGGCGGAAAGTTGATTGCTACTACCCTGCCTGGTTCATGGGAGCAGTTTAACCGGAATGTTCTAATCCCTGCATTTAGTACATCTGCTAGTGCTGAGGCGGCGCTGGTGCCACTGGTTTCTGCGGATCAGGTGGCGAAGCTGAAAGCCTCTCCGAACAGCCCTCCTTTTGATGTCGTCTCTTTAGATTCGGGCGTATTTGAAGGCGCACCGAAAGAGGAACTGTTTCAAAAGCTGCCAGTCGATCGTTTGAAGAACTACGGTGAACTCGCGGAGCGGTTTCAGAGCCAGGATACCTGGGGTCCTTTAATTGGAGTGCAGGCAGTCGGGATTGCCTATAACCCGAAGGTGATTACAACTCCACCCACTTCCTGGGCAGACCTCTGGGATGCGAAGTACAAAGGGCGGGTTGCTCTGATGGCGATGAAGAACAATCACACGATCGGGTTCATGCAGAAGATTGCCCAGATGCGAGGCGGCAGCGTTGAGAACCTGGAACCTGCCTTTAAGGCTGTCAAAGAGTTAGCCCCTAATTTGGCGGGGGTGGTTGCCAACGCAGGAGCATTAATCACGCTATTTCAACAGGGGGAAGTCGATATTGCGCCTCATGATTTGAATAGCGTCAAGTTGCTCCAATCAAAAGGAGTGGATATCGATTGGGTGATGCCGAAAGAAGGTGGATTTGCCCTGACTCCGATGATGAGTATTGTGAAAAGCCCATCAGCCAGTTTGGACTTAGTGGCAGCTTACATCGACACTGCTATCAGTACAGATGTGCAAACCAAGATGGTTGAGATGAATGCGGTTTTGCCCACAAACAAAAATGTGGCAATTCCAGAAGCGATCGCCCAAAAGCTAGGCAAAAACCTGGATGAGATCTTCGCCAGACTAGAATTCCTCGATTGGGCAACGATTAATAAGCATCGAACGGAGTGGGTTGAGCAATTTGATAAGACCGTTCAAGCCTAA
- a CDS encoding ABC transporter substrate-binding protein — protein MKRRTFLGASFATGVTLAGLGACTSQSTAGDSSSSQGGKLVAATYQGNWEDAHRKILVPAFQKATGASVTLVPMFAVDQVARLQAAGANSPFDVAILDPGPLITAPKEQILQTFPANVSKNFKDVLPRYQKSGGGDWGPIIGLQFVGIAYNPKKITTPPTSWADLWKPEYKGRVGITNMSSTLGTGWMVEIAKMHGGSEANLEPAFKAVKELLPNLAAIAPNLGALGTLFQQGEIDIAPHNLSSIALLQSKGIDVDWVIPKEGSYAFGASMHVVKNPVSSVDLATAYIDAALSTEVQTAMATEPYFIAPVNKNAPLTGILAEKIAKTFDDYEKYIYQDWATISKNRSEWIERFNKEVTV, from the coding sequence ATGAAGCGCCGTACATTTCTGGGCGCAAGCTTTGCAACGGGTGTAACTCTGGCAGGTCTGGGTGCTTGCACTAGCCAGTCTACAGCAGGTGACAGTAGTTCATCTCAGGGTGGAAAGCTCGTAGCAGCAACGTATCAGGGGAACTGGGAAGATGCCCATCGCAAAATCTTAGTGCCTGCTTTTCAGAAAGCAACTGGGGCAAGTGTGACACTCGTGCCGATGTTTGCGGTAGATCAAGTGGCTCGTTTGCAAGCGGCGGGTGCCAATTCTCCCTTTGATGTGGCAATTCTTGATCCAGGTCCGCTGATTACGGCTCCAAAAGAGCAGATCCTACAGACATTTCCAGCCAATGTGTCCAAGAATTTTAAAGACGTTCTGCCGCGCTATCAAAAGTCTGGAGGGGGTGACTGGGGACCCATTATCGGACTACAGTTTGTCGGGATTGCCTACAACCCTAAAAAAATTACCACCCCTCCTACTTCTTGGGCTGACCTCTGGAAGCCTGAATACAAAGGGCGTGTTGGCATCACGAATATGAGCAGCACGTTAGGCACAGGTTGGATGGTGGAAATTGCTAAGATGCATGGCGGCAGTGAGGCAAATCTGGAACCTGCGTTCAAGGCGGTTAAAGAACTGTTGCCAAACCTGGCTGCGATCGCGCCTAACCTTGGTGCGCTTGGTACTCTCTTTCAACAGGGCGAGATCGATATTGCGCCACATAACCTCAGCAGTATTGCCCTCCTCCAAAGTAAGGGAATTGATGTGGATTGGGTGATTCCGAAGGAAGGCAGCTATGCGTTTGGTGCTTCAATGCATGTGGTGAAGAATCCGGTTTCCAGCGTTGATCTGGCAACTGCCTATATCGATGCTGCCCTCAGTACTGAAGTTCAAACTGCGATGGCAACTGAACCTTATTTCATTGCACCCGTGAACAAGAACGCACCACTAACGGGAATTTTGGCAGAAAAGATTGCCAAGACATTTGATGACTACGAGAAGTATATTTATCAGGACTGGGCAACAATCAGCAAAAATCGTTCTGAGTGGATTGAGCGATTCAATAAGGAAGTCACTGTTTAG
- a CDS encoding ABC transporter permease, translating to MKAAQLFSPREWQLALPLALFLHLFYVAPLAILLATSVQSASGGFSLAQYWEFFRESVNVKVLTDTFGLGIQVTLGCLIFGYPVAYFYVNAPAKWKGILTFLILLPLLTSAVVRTFGWVVILGKQGLVNSLLQNLGIIQEPVKLLFTHHGVAIAMTQIQLPLMILPIIASISQIDPRLAAASESLGGGAWRTFWKIIFPLTLPGIISGCLLVFALTVSSFVTPSIIGGGQIMYMPTLIYQQGVVLLNGPFAAAVSAILLAMVLIIVFGLSALGQRSQTYIR from the coding sequence ATGAAGGCTGCACAGTTATTTTCACCGCGTGAATGGCAATTGGCGTTGCCGTTAGCCCTCTTTTTACATCTGTTTTATGTTGCACCGTTAGCCATTCTGCTGGCAACCAGTGTGCAATCTGCATCGGGTGGTTTTTCTCTCGCCCAATATTGGGAGTTTTTTCGTGAGTCGGTCAACGTTAAAGTCTTGACTGATACCTTTGGGCTAGGGATACAGGTAACGCTGGGCTGTTTGATTTTTGGGTATCCCGTTGCCTATTTCTATGTCAATGCTCCGGCAAAGTGGAAAGGCATTTTAACGTTTTTGATTCTGCTGCCTCTGCTAACTAGCGCAGTCGTGCGTACTTTTGGATGGGTAGTGATTTTGGGTAAGCAAGGATTGGTCAACTCCCTCCTGCAAAACCTGGGCATCATTCAAGAACCAGTCAAGCTGCTGTTTACCCATCATGGTGTGGCGATCGCCATGACCCAGATTCAACTGCCGCTGATGATTCTGCCGATTATTGCCTCAATTTCCCAAATTGATCCTCGCTTGGCAGCAGCTTCCGAGAGTTTGGGCGGTGGTGCATGGCGCACCTTCTGGAAGATTATCTTTCCGCTGACTCTACCCGGTATTATCTCCGGTTGTTTGCTGGTGTTTGCGCTGACCGTGAGTTCTTTTGTCACTCCTTCTATCATCGGGGGTGGGCAAATTATGTATATGCCAACGTTGATTTATCAGCAAGGTGTTGTGTTGCTGAACGGTCCATTTGCTGCTGCAGTGTCAGCCATTCTATTAGCAATGGTTTTGATTATTGTGTTTGGACTGAGTGCTTTAGGGCAGAGAAGCCAAACCTACATTCGCTAG
- a CDS encoding hydroxyisourate hydrolase — protein MAGGISVHVVDVTRGLPAVGMKVEIFSISEPAQPIAAGVLSGKGLLDHPIVEGKGCDRGVYEVVFYIGDFYRQLGYSFPDTPFLDVVPFRFGIGDVEQHYHLPLKVSPWGFSLFRGG, from the coding sequence ATGGCGGGTGGAATTTCAGTTCATGTTGTGGATGTAACGCGCGGATTACCTGCTGTAGGAATGAAGGTAGAAATCTTCAGCATCAGCGAACCTGCTCAACCGATCGCTGCTGGAGTCCTGTCTGGCAAAGGGCTTCTCGATCATCCCATTGTGGAAGGAAAGGGGTGCGATCGTGGCGTTTATGAAGTAGTGTTCTACATCGGTGATTTCTACCGCCAGCTTGGCTATTCCTTCCCTGATACCCCATTTCTCGATGTTGTTCCTTTTCGGTTTGGCATTGGCGATGTGGAGCAACATTACCACTTGCCGTTGAAAGTATCCCCGTGGGGGTTCTCATT
- a CDS encoding ABC transporter ATP-binding protein, which translates to MESVEQLNPVIASPTVLAAQSSSGHNIVLEQIVHHFGEMIALHDINLNVRPGEFVSLLGPSGCGKTTLLRIIAGFLTPSSGQISIDGQPVTGLSSSQRGVGIVFQNYALFPHMTVWDNVAYGLRAKRISKGKVANKVGEMLELVQLSHLAKRYPSELSGGQQQRVAIARALAVEPKLLLLDEPFSALDKNLRLDMQIEIRRLLNKQGVTAILVTHDQEEAMSMSDRIAVMSQGTIHQFDAPSQIYDQPATLFVSTFVGTCNLLPSKLIAQDASDCLVQVPGGGRLRVAPKTAMPSDGNCLLAVRPENLRVQTQPDTHRLPSTVEMCLPLGSVMAYEVQLSPDTKIKVTQPRVPGVRSLERGEQIYLELVSPHACSLFPAAS; encoded by the coding sequence ATGGAGTCAGTAGAGCAGCTAAACCCCGTAATTGCTTCCCCTACCGTTCTGGCGGCTCAAAGCAGCTCAGGTCATAACATTGTGCTGGAGCAAATCGTACATCACTTTGGTGAGATGATTGCGCTACATGATATTAACCTCAACGTTCGACCAGGAGAGTTTGTCTCGTTGCTGGGGCCAAGTGGCTGTGGCAAAACAACGCTGCTGCGGATTATCGCTGGTTTTCTAACGCCAAGTTCTGGGCAAATCTCGATCGATGGTCAGCCTGTTACAGGGCTATCGTCTAGCCAGCGGGGTGTGGGTATTGTGTTCCAAAACTATGCGCTATTTCCGCATATGACGGTTTGGGATAACGTTGCTTATGGGCTTCGGGCAAAACGAATTTCGAAGGGCAAGGTCGCTAATAAAGTGGGCGAAATGCTGGAATTGGTGCAACTAAGTCATTTGGCGAAACGATATCCCAGTGAGCTATCTGGAGGACAACAGCAGCGAGTCGCGATCGCCCGTGCGCTAGCCGTAGAACCAAAGCTTTTGTTGCTGGATGAACCCTTCAGCGCATTGGATAAGAATCTGCGGTTGGATATGCAGATCGAGATCCGCCGACTCTTAAACAAACAGGGCGTCACCGCTATTCTGGTCACGCATGATCAGGAAGAAGCCATGAGTATGTCCGATCGCATTGCAGTGATGTCTCAAGGAACCATTCACCAGTTTGATGCCCCCAGCCAAATCTATGATCAGCCTGCAACCCTCTTTGTCAGTACGTTTGTCGGTACTTGCAATCTTCTCCCCAGTAAATTAATTGCACAGGATGCTTCAGATTGTCTGGTGCAGGTTCCAGGCGGAGGTAGGCTACGAGTTGCGCCAAAAACCGCAATGCCATCGGATGGAAATTGTTTGTTAGCCGTTCGCCCTGAAAATCTGCGGGTTCAGACTCAGCCGGACACGCACCGTTTACCCAGCACGGTTGAAATGTGTTTGCCTCTGGGGTCAGTCATGGCGTATGAGGTGCAACTCTCTCCCGATACCAAAATTAAGGTGACACAGCCTCGCGTGCCAGGGGTGCGATCGCTGGAGCGGGGAGAGCAAATTTATCTAGAACTCGTTTCTCCTCATGCTTGTTCTCTATTTCCGGCTGCTAGTTAA
- a CDS encoding ABC transporter permease, with amino-acid sequence MSVTSSTVVRSNSRNLTKLDRLSFQWVIWGIAFFSLAVLTLPTVIVLISSFSSARTLRFPPPGFSLQWYSALLDYPELWTAAATSFQVALLTTIGCVVLGVCASLAMAGSRARWVAAMDALVMSPLALPGIAVGLGMLSFFNLIGIRLSITTLVISHIVICIPYIVRTTLASLTQLGNVLREASTVLGATPVYTFFHVTLPLIKQGVITGSFMAFLSSFDNITVSLFLSDARTEVLPIRMWSMIENDLDVRAAAVSGILILFTAILMILMERVSGLSKFLVKAE; translated from the coding sequence ATGTCAGTCACTTCATCAACGGTTGTTCGATCCAATTCTCGTAACTTAACGAAGCTCGATCGCCTCTCTTTTCAATGGGTCATTTGGGGAATTGCCTTTTTCAGTCTGGCAGTGCTTACCCTTCCCACTGTTATTGTATTGATTTCTTCCTTCAGTTCTGCCCGAACGCTACGATTTCCACCACCTGGTTTTTCGTTGCAGTGGTATTCGGCGTTGCTGGACTATCCAGAGTTATGGACAGCGGCAGCCACTAGCTTTCAGGTCGCCTTATTGACCACGATCGGCTGTGTTGTGCTGGGTGTTTGTGCATCGTTGGCAATGGCAGGCAGTCGAGCGCGTTGGGTTGCAGCCATGGATGCTCTGGTGATGTCTCCGCTTGCTTTACCGGGAATTGCGGTGGGGTTAGGAATGCTATCCTTCTTTAACCTGATTGGTATTCGGCTATCGATTACGACGTTGGTGATCAGCCATATCGTGATTTGTATTCCCTATATTGTCAGAACCACGCTCGCCAGCCTCACCCAGCTTGGAAATGTTCTCCGAGAAGCGTCAACCGTTTTGGGAGCAACTCCTGTCTACACGTTTTTTCATGTCACGTTACCGCTGATTAAACAGGGCGTGATCACTGGCTCGTTTATGGCATTCTTGAGTTCATTCGACAATATTACGGTATCTCTGTTTTTGTCTGATGCGAGAACTGAGGTTTTGCCAATTCGGATGTGGTCAATGATTGAAAATGATTTAGATGTCCGGGCAGCAGCAGTTTCGGGGATTCTGATTTTATTTACAGCGATTCTCATGATCTTGATGGAACGGGTTTCGGGCTTATCTAAGTTTTTGGTTAAAGCTGAGTAA